The Danio aesculapii chromosome 8, fDanAes4.1, whole genome shotgun sequence genome window below encodes:
- the kazald3 gene encoding kazal-type serine peptidase inhibitor domain 3, giving the protein MLFHIVMFAFLALVVKPGEAFPNYKDDYMDEDLATFDYYKGTEDEEFEEGNRTRECEECVLELCPPALGCRAGLVMDVCGCCSQCANLEGQTCDPGQRSVYYGLCGEDMECRPDRSDVEEPEAQCVCLSQDPLCGSDGQTYMNVCKYKEAAYLKPGLNVSDGPCRSEPIIKVAPHNLVNVTGSSIAFLCEVFAFPMALVEWRKEGKEVILPGDDPHISVQSRGGPQKYELSSWLQIEEAGQTDSGTYRCIARNELGHVSATAILGVLPPDEMSAYLKQNINKMMAYDQQDYDRDYY; this is encoded by the exons ATGTTATTCCACATAGTTATGTTTGCATTTTTGGCTTTGGTCGTCAAACCCGGAGAGGCTTTTCCCAATTACAAAGATGATTACATGGACGAGGACTTGGCCACCTTTGACTATTATAAAGGCACGGAGGATGAGGAGTTTGAGGAGGGCAACAGGACGCGGGAGTGTGAGGAGTGTGTGCTGGAGCTCTGTCCGCCCGCGCTGGGCTGCAGAGCCGGGTTGGTGATGGATGTTTGCGGCTGCTGCTCTCAGTGCGCAAACCTGGAGGGCCAGACGTGTGATCCCGGCCAGAGAAGCGTCTATTATGGGCTGTGTGGAGAGGACATGGAGTGCAGACCGGACAGGTCGGATGTGGAGGAACCTGAAGCTCAGTGTGTATGTTTGTCTCAGGATCCTCTGTGTGGATCAGACGGACAGACTTACATGAATGTCTGCAAGTATAAAGAAGCGGCTTATTTAAAGCCTGGACTTAATGTGAGCGACGGGCCGTGCAGGTCAG AGCCCATCATCAAAGTGGCACCGCATAATCTGGTTAATGTCACAGGCAGCAGTATAGCGTTTCTCTGCGAGGTGTTTGCATTTCCTATGGCCCTCGTGGAGTGGAGGAAAGAGGGAAAAGAGGTCATTCTACCTGGCGATGACCCCCACATATCTGTGCAG TCACGAGGTGGTCCTCAGAAGTATGAACTTTCCAGTTGGCTGCAGATTGAAGAGGCCGGTCAAACAGATTCTGGCACATACAGGTGCATCGCTCGAAATGAGCTTGGCCACGTCTCGGCCACAGCAATTTTAGGAGTCCTGCCACCAG ATGAGATGTCTGCCTATTTGaagcaaaacataaacaaaatgatGGCCTATGACCAACAAGACTATGACAGAGATTATTACTAA